Proteins from a genomic interval of Arthrobacter sp. CAN_C5:
- the tatC gene encoding twin-arginine translocase subunit TatC, translated as MALREHLLEARNRLIKSAIALVLGTVVGFFIYNPVLTALSQPILDINAREGREAVLNFAGVASPFDLLVQISVFIGIILASPVWLYQLWAFITPGLKTKERRVALSFIAVAVPLFLAGIYLAWLVLPNAVRVLTDFTPSGFSNFILVTEYITFVLRLMLAFGIAFLLPVVLFGLNLVGILTGRQILKAWRITVFLICVFAAMAAPGGDALGMLYLAAPMVVLFFIAIMLCLLNDKRRDRRRAAQDAEVEANADTAAPIDEL; from the coding sequence ATGGCTCTCCGGGAGCACCTGCTGGAAGCCCGGAACCGCCTGATCAAATCGGCGATCGCGCTGGTCCTCGGGACGGTGGTGGGGTTCTTTATCTACAACCCTGTCCTCACCGCGCTGTCCCAGCCCATTCTGGACATCAACGCCCGCGAGGGCAGGGAAGCGGTCCTGAACTTCGCCGGCGTCGCCTCGCCGTTCGACCTGCTCGTTCAGATCTCGGTCTTCATCGGAATCATCCTGGCGAGCCCGGTCTGGCTGTATCAACTGTGGGCCTTCATTACCCCCGGGTTGAAAACGAAGGAGCGCCGGGTGGCGTTGTCCTTCATCGCCGTCGCGGTGCCCCTGTTCCTGGCGGGGATCTACCTCGCCTGGCTGGTACTACCCAACGCGGTCCGGGTACTGACCGATTTCACCCCCAGCGGGTTTTCGAACTTCATCCTCGTCACCGAATACATCACCTTCGTGTTGCGCCTCATGCTGGCATTCGGGATCGCCTTTTTGCTCCCGGTGGTGCTGTTCGGGTTGAACCTGGTGGGAATCCTCACCGGCCGGCAGATCCTCAAAGCCTGGCGGATCACCGTCTTCCTGATCTGCGTCTTCGCCGCCATGGCAGCACCCGGCGGCGATGCGCTCGGCATGCTCTACCTGGCGGCCCCGATGGTGGTGCTCTTCTTCATCGCCATCATGCTGTGCCTCCTGAACGACAAGCGGCGTGACCGCCGGAGGGCAGCCCAGGACGCCGAGGTGGAAGCCAACGCCGACACCGCAGCACCCATCGACGAGCTGTAG